TGAGATCGTGGGACCCTTTCCGGAACGCACCCCGCTCAATGCCCGGATACTGGGCACGGTCGAAAAGGCCGACTACCGGATGGAGAACATCGTCTTCGAATCGCAGCCGGGGTTCTACGTCACATCGGCGCTTTTCCTGCCCAGACACCTGTCCGGACCGGCACCAACCGTGCTTTATGCCAGTGGTCACTCGCCAAGCGGGTATCGGACCGGGTACATGCGTACCATTCTCAATCTCGTCAAGAAGGGCTTCGTGGTCTTCGCCTGGGACCCCGTCTCCCAAGGCGAGCGCATGCAGTATCTGGACGACACCGGCAAGCCGCGGGTGGGTGACAACAATCTCGAGCACGCCTACATCACCCAGCAGGCGATGCTCACGGGTTCATCGCTCGCCCGCTACGTCATCTGGGACGGCATTCGCGCAGTCGACTATCTCCTCACGCGTCCGGAAGTCGACCCGAAGCGTCTCGGCATGGCGGGGCGGTCGGGAGGCGGCTTCCAATCGCTCTACATTCCCGCATTCGACGAGCGGATCCTCGCGGCGGCGCCGGAAAACCATGTTTGCAACAACACGCGCATTCTCCAAAAAATCGGCCCCCGCGACGGCGAACAAAACCTGTTTCACATGTTCGCCCGTGGGATCGACCACCCGGACCTGCTGACCGCACGGGCGCCCAAACCGGCCCTGATCATCGCGACAGCAAATGACCTCTTCAACATCGAGGGCACGCGCGAGACCTTTCGCGAGGTGAGCAGGGTCTATCGCGCCATGGGGGCGCCGGAGAACCTGAAACTCGTCGAGGACGACGCCGGACATGAGCCCACAACCCGGAACAGCGAGGCCATGTATGCGTTTTTCCAGGCGCAGCTCAACAATCCGGGCTCATCCAAGATCGAAGCGGTGGAACTGCCGACCCAGGACGAGCTGCGCGTGACCCCCACCGGACAAGTCCGCACTTCGTTGAAGGGTGAAACAGTTTCGAGTCTGACGCGGCGCGAGGCCGATCAACTCGTCACCCAGCGTCAGGACGGAATCTCCGCGTCAGGCTTCAAGCCGGCAAACGTGGTGGAGGCGGCCAGACAAATGAGCGGCTACCGACCGCCCAATTCCGCGGATCGGCCCGTGCTGACAGGCCGCGGCCACCGCGAGGGATGCGTGATCGAGCGCTATTTCGTCATGGGCGAGGGCGACTATCCCATTCCCTACGTTGCGATGCTGCCCGAACACCCCAATGGACGCGCGGTGCTCTACCTTCACCCGCAGGGCAAGGCGGCCGATGGCGGCAAGGGCGGGGAAATGGAGCGGCTTGTCCGACTGGGCTACAAGGTGCTTGCACCCGATCTGGTTGGAACCGGAGAGGTCGGTCCCGGGATTTCCGCCGGAGGAAGGTACCCCGGTCATCCGGCGAATTCCGGTGTCAACTACAAGACCTGGTATCTGGGAATGTTCATCGGCCGCAGCGTGCTGGCTGTTCGCGCCGCGGATGTCGTGAAGCTGGCCGCCATCCTGAAGGCCGAAGGCAGCTCAGACGTGTCAGCCGTGGCCTACGGCACGATGGGCCCGCTGCTGCTCCATGCAGCCGCGTTCAGCCCGGATATTTCCCGCGTGGCGCTGATCGATTCCCTGAGTTCCTACCATTCTGCGGCCGCCACGGAGTACTATGCGCCCCGGTTCATAGAGACCTTCGTGCCCGGCGTCCTGCGGTCCTACGATCTTCCCCTGCTCGCGGCGGCCCTCGCGCCCCGGCGAATCATTTTGCACAACACGGTGGATGGCGGCGGCAGGCTTCTGCCTGTGGAAAGCGTGAAGCGCGAGTACGCCCTGGCCTTTGCCGCCTTCGGCTCCGCGAAATCCGAAAACAACCTCGTGGTGGGCGCGGGCGAGGACTTGAAGGCACCGATGACCCGGCTGTTGAATGATTGAAGGAACCACAATGATGCAATCTCCACGTCTCTCATTTCTTGCCCTTGCCCTCAGCACGATGCTGGGCACGGCGGCGGGCGACACAAAGCCGGTCAATATTCTCTTCATCCTGGCGGATGACCTGGGCACGGCGCCGGTCAGCGCCTACGGTGGCGACTACTACCACACGCCGGCCATTGATTCACTGGCAAGCGACGGTCTGAAGTTCACCGACGCCTATGCGGCGTGTCCGGTGTGCTCGCCGACACGCGCCTCGCTGATGACCGGCCAGTATCCCGCGCGCACTCACATCACGGATTTCATTCCGGGAGGGTCGTTCCCCCTGGCGCGCCTCACGCAGCCAGACTGGCAGAAGTTTCTGCCGCTCTCCGCCACGACGATTGCCGAGGTCCTTGCGCAACGCGGCTACGTGACGGCGTTGTTCGGGAAGTGGCACCTTGCCCGCGGATATTTTCCACCTGAAAGCGTGGCCGAGGGGCCGGATCGCCAGGGTTTCGCCGAGACCTACATCACGCAGAAACCCAAGAAAGGCGACGATCCCGAGGCGGATGCGCACAAGGTCGGGTCGATCACCTCGCATGCGCTGGACTTTCTCACGCGCCACCGGGACGAGCCGTTTTTCCTGGAGCTGTCCTACAATTCCATTCACTCGCCGATCATGGCGCCGCGTGCGCTCGTCGAAAAACACCAAAAGCGTGCGGGGTCGGACCAGCCTCAGAACAATCCGGTCATCGCCGCGATGATGGAGGAACTCGACAATTCGATCGCACGGGTGCTTTCGCACCTCGATGCGCTCGGACTGCGGGATCGCACGGTTGTGATCTTCTACGGCGACAACGGCGGGCTGCTGGCCGACGCCGCGCAGACACCCTGGCGCGGTGGCAAGGCGCGGTTGTATGAAGGAGGGATTCGCGTTCCGCTGCTCGTGCGCTGGCCGGGAGTCATTGCTCCGGGCCGGATCAGCGCCACGCCGGTGACGACGGTTGATTTTTTCCCCACATTCCTCGAACTCGCCGGAGCGCCGGCGCCACGCGGCGTGCCGCTGGACGGCGTCAGCCTGGCGGGACTCTGGCGGGGGAGCCCGGCACCCGCTCGCGAGGCGATCTTCTGGCACTACCCACACTATCACGCCGCGGGATCCGGCGGCCCAGCCGGAGCAGTGCGGTCGGGCGATTGGAAATTGATTGAGTACTACGAATACACCCTGGCACACACCGGCCGGGCTCCCGAATTGTACAACCTGCGATACGACCCCGGTGAAACGCAGAATCTCGCCGCGCAGGAATCCGCCCGGGCAACCACCCTGCTCGCGCTGCTCGCGGCCCATCGCACAGCCACGGGCGCACAGATGCCAACCGTGAACCCCGCCTATGATCCGCCGAGGACCAAGGCACCAACCGCCAGGGCTGTCGAGCATTGAGACACAGGCACAAGGCAACCTGAACGGCCCCTCTAATTGATTTGTTGCCGCGGTAATCCAATCCCCTTTATCCGCCGCTCATCCGTGCCGATGACAATCGGGCAAACGCAGACTTGACAATCCACACAACCCCCGGCACCTCCTTTCGTACAACGGCAATGTCCCTCGCTCACTCGACGCACTTTACCAGCCTCCTCGCCCACGCCTCCGTGGTCGCCGTCGTGTCCGTTATTATCCGAGCACCGAGAGGGAGCTGACGTCCAACCTGACTTTCGCCCCCTTCGGTGTCTCACCGAAGGGGGCTTTTTTTTGCCCCGACGGTGAACGACGAGGGGAGCGGCAACAAAAAAACACAACCGCCTCCCAACCATGTATACGTTCCTCGGCCTTCCCAAGCCTCCCATTGATGACGACGAGACAGACGACGACAGTCGACAAATGAAGCGTCGCAGCGCCCGCCCGCTGCCATTCCTCGCCACCTGCGAAATCGCACAGAATCACGACCTGCTCGTGATGAACCTGCGCGAGGACCTCACCGACACATTCCAGGGAAACTTTGACATCGACTTCCCGTGAACACCTCCGTCACCGCCGCTCGATCCGCATCTCAATCCTCCGCATCCCCTGTCTTTCGTTATGCCACGCGGACGTCAGGCTTCAAGGCCAGTGCCATCCGGGAAATCCTGAGATACACGGAGTCGCCGGACTTCATCTCCTTCGCCGGCGGTTTGCCCGCCCCGGAGTTGTTCCCGGTGGAGGCCATCGCGCGCGCTTCCGCCACCGTGCTTGCGTCAGACGGGCCTGCGTCGCTCCAGTACGGCGCCACCGAGGGCTTCCTGCCGCTGCGCGAATGGGTCTGCCAGCACCTTTCCGCGACGGCGGAACTGCACACCTCGCCGGACCAGGTGATCATGCTGCACGGATCCCAGCAGGGCCTCGATCTCATCGCGAAGGTGCTGCTCAATCCGGGGGACACGGTTCTGACGGAGAATCCCGCCTACCTCGGCGCCCTTCAGGCCTTTCGCTCCTACGAGGCAAGGGTCGTGGGCCTCGACTCCGACCAGCATGGACTCCTGCCCGACGCGCTGGAGCATCATCTAAACGGAACAGCCGTCCTTCCAAAATTTCTGTATCTCAACCCAAATTTTCAGAATCCCACAGGCACCTCCCTCACCCAGGAGCGTCGCAGCGCCATCGCGCAGATTGCCGCGCGTCACTCGGTGGCTGTCATTGAGGACGATCCCTACGGCGAACTGCGTTTTGCAGGCACTGCAATTCCAGCGCTGAGCGCGATTGAAGCGGGTCACGCGTGGATCTACCTGGGAACCTTCAGCAAGATTCTCGCTCCCGGTCTGCGCGTGGCCTGGATGGTCGCGCGCGATCGCATTTTCATGGATCGCGTCGTGACGGCTAAGCAGGCGACCGATCTCCACACCGCGGCCTTCAACCAGCGTGTCATCTGGGAAACTGTTCGCCACGCGGGCATGCTCGACAGACACGTCGGTCAACTGCGCGAGACTTACAGCCGGCGGCGGGCAGTGATGCTCTCAGCCCTTCGCCGTCACTTCCCCACCGACTGCACCTGGACGCAGCCGGATGGAGGACTCTTCCTCTGGGTGACAACAGCGCCTGGTGTGGACACCCTCGACCTTCTCCAGCACGCACTCGCCCAGAAGGTCGCCTTTGTTCCAGGAGCACCCTTCTGGGTTGACCGCGCAGTCAAAAACACGCTGCGCCTCAACTTCAGCAACGCCAGCGAGGAACGGATCGATCAGGGAATAGCCCGCCTCGGCGCAGCCCTGGCGGCTGTTCCTGCCGCCGCAGCCTGAGCAATCAATTCCCTGGCCGGGGCATGAAGCCGGACTATTCCGGACTCATGACGCGCCAGGCAGCAAACCTGTTGTTTCCGCGTCAGGCGAAGCCGCCCCCCGAAACCAGTCCGAGTTCGCGACGCCGCTTGGCGCGGTCCCGTCCGGCCTTGATTGCATAGCCGGATCTCCGGTGCTCGGCTATAGGATCGTTCGGCAGCCCCTTCTGTCTGCGCCAGACTTTCAAAGCAGGCGCGACATCGGTGAAAAACGCCCTTTTCAGCTCCAGCTCCGCAGCCACCACATCATGCGCCTCCTGCGCCTTGCGCAGCGCCTCGTGGTCAACGAGCGCGGCCTTCGCAAAAAGCTCCTGCGCCATCATCACGGTCTGCAGTGTGGCCTCGATCTTCGGCTTCTCGTTGTGACACTGGTCGATCATGTAGGCGATCTTCGGCGCCTTGCCACGCTCAACCGAGAAGCTGTGAATCTCGTGAAAGATGCGGAAAACCTGGTACGGATCGATCGATCCAAGCGTCAGATCATCGTCCGCGTAACGCCGGTCATTGAAGTGAAAGCCTCCAAGCATGTCTTCATCGAGCAGGAAGGCGACGATCTGCTCGATGTTCTGGCCGGAGTAATGGTGGCCGGTGTCCACGAGGACCTTCGCTCGCCGGCCGGCCTTTTTGGAGAGCACGTACGACATTCCCCAGTCAGCGATGTCGGTGGCGTAGAAGGCCGGCTCGAACGGCTTGTACTCAACCAGCATTGTCTGATTCGGCGCGAGCTTGCGATGCAGCGCCTTCAGCGCCGCCTCAAAGCGATGCTTGCGGTCGCGAATGCTCTCCTGCCCCGGATAGTTCGTGCCATCCGCAAACCACAGGGACAGGTACTCGCTGCCGACCGCCTTCCCGATCGCAATCGAGTCATAACAATGCTGGAGCGCGCGTTCGCGCACCGCCGCATCCGAGTTTCCAAACGACCCCCACTTGTATTCCTGGTCCTGGAAGAGATTCGGATTGATCGCTCCAATCCTCACGCCATGCCGCTCGGCCAGTTTTGCCACCGCCTTCGGATCCTCGCCGGGTTTGAAGTCCCACAGCACGTGCACGGCCACCGTGGGGCAGCATCCCGTTAGCGCATGGACGTGACCGCTGTCGGCCAGCTTGTCCGCCAGGTCGATCGCCGCGGCATCCTGAAGGAATTTTCCAAAACGCGTTCCGGTGTCAGCGAAGCCCCAGGAAGGCACCTCGACATTGAAGTTGTTGAGTATTGGCAGGAGGCGGGAGACGAGTGCGGAATTGGCTGCAGCCATGGCGTTGTCAGGAAAAGAAAAGAAGCATTTTTTGATGTCTCCGCACCTGCGGGACATCGAATTTCAAGTATTCGCCGCGCCATCCAAAATGGCAAGGCCTTCAGTAACCTCGCCCGTTCCAAAATCGTCTTTCATGCGTCGAACAAAAAATTTTCAAAGCGCGATGCGTTCGCCTGTTCGCATGCGTCGCGCTCTCGCAGATTTGCAAACCCTCAGCTTGTAAGCAACGGTGCACCTTTTCGCTTTGGAAGGCGTTCCCACTTCCGTCACGCTTCAATCTTCTGCCCCGTCGCGGTACTCCGCCAGGTGCGGACCTGCCCAACAAGATCTGCCGCAACCACCTTGAACCCGCACCCTCCGCGCCCATACCGCCTCGCACTTGCACTGCTCGCATCCTGCGCAGCCACACTCGCCGCCCCAGCCGCCAAATCCGTCGATCCGGCGCCCGCCGCACAGACAAAGCCGGATTCCCCAAAGTCGCGCACGGGTTTGGTCGTCGGCGAAAACAAGGCCACTCCGGTCAGCCGCATCAAGGCGGCGAACGGCTTTCAGGTCGAGCTTCTCTACTCCGTTCCGGGAGACGAGCAGGGGTCGTGGATCAATCTTTGCCTTGATCCCAAGGGAAGAATCTACGCCGCGGACCAGTACGGCGGGCTCTATCGCTTCACACCTCCGCCGCCCGGCAAGGTCCTCAGTCATTCGCAAATCGAGCGGGTCCCAGCAAATATTCGCGCCGTCAACGGCATGGTCTGGGCCTTTGGAGCACTCTACGTGGGCGTCAACGACTACGAACAGAAAATTCCCAGCGGCCTGTATCGCCTGACCGACTCCGATGGCGACGACCAGCTGGACAAGGTGGAGTTGCTGCGCGAGATGACCAGCAAGGGAGATCACGGCGTGCACGCCGTGCTGCTCACAGAGGACGGGAAGGGACTTTACCTCGTGTGCGGCAATGGTGCCAAGCTGACTGAGATCTCCCCTGACTCACCCGTTCCGCAGATCTGGGGCGAGGACCAGCTCCTGCCGCGCATTCCGGACGGCCGCGGATTCATGGTCAATGTCCTCGGGCCGGGCGGCGTCATCTATCGGGTGACACCCGACGGCCGGCGCTTCGAGGCCGTTGCCAGCGGTTTCCGCAATGTCTTCGACGCCGCCCTGAATCGCGACGGCGAACTGTTCACGTTCGACGCCGACATGGAGTACGACTTCAACACCTCCTGGTACCGCCCCACGCGCATCAACCACGTGGTCAGCGGCGCCGAGTTCGGCTGGAGAAACGGCGCGGGGAAACGCCCCGACTTCTATGAGGACAACCTGCCCGCAGTCATCAACATCGGACCGGGTTCGCCAGCAGGCACGGTGTTTGGCTACGGGGCGAAATTTCCCGCCCGGTATCAAAATGCGTTCTTCGGACTTGATTGGAGCTGGGGCAGACTCTACGCGGTTTTTCTCGAGCCTGACGGAGCGACCTACAGGGCGACAAAGGAGGAATTCCTCTCCGGCACCCCGCTTCCATTGACCGACGCCGTCATTCACCCCGGGGATGGCGCGATGTATTTCACCATCGGCGGCCGCCGCGTCCAGAGCGGCGTCTATCGCGTCACCTACCACGGATCGGAGTCGACGGCCCCCGTGGCGCAGCGATCGCATGAAACTCCCCTTGCAATCCTGCGACACCGCCTCGAAAAACTTCACCACAGCTCCAGCCCCGAGGGCATTGCCATTGCCTGGCCCAGCCTGGGCCACGAGGATCGATTCATCCGCTGGGCGGCGCGCACCGCCATCGAGCACATTCCCGTCGCCGCATGGAGGGATCGCGCGCTCGGGGAACCCGATCCCTCCAGCCGCGTGGAGGCGCTGCTCGCGCTTGCCCGCGCCGGAGGCATCAGTCCGCCCCATCGCGACGACAACAGCCCGCCGGTCGATCATGCGCTCGGGCGACGGCTGCTCGACTCCCTGGTCGAAGTTGACCTCAGCCGCCTCGATCCGCAGCGCAAACTGGCGCTGGTGCGCACAGCGCAGATCATCCTGCACCGCTTCGACATCTTCCCTTCCGCGCTGACCAAGCCGCTCAAGGCGAAGCTGGATCCGCTGTTTCCCGCCGAAACTCCGGAAATGAACTGGCTGCTCTGCGAGACGCTTGTCTATCTGCAGTCGGACTCCGTCGCGCAAAAAGCCATGAAGCTGATCGCCGACGCACCCACGCAGGAGGAGCAGATCGAATACGCCCGCTCGCTTCGCATGCTCAGGCACGGATGGACGCTGCAGACCCGCAAGGCTTACCTGGAGTGGTTCAATCGAGCCGCAAACTTTCGTGGCGGGGCCAGTTTCAAGCAATTCATCGCCTTCATCCGCACCGATGCGCTCGCAACATTCTCCGAGGGCGAAAAGGAGGCGCTCGAGGATTTGATCAACAAGGCGCCAGAGGTGCGGAGCGTCATCGAGACCTTTGGCGACGTCTTTGTCGGACGCACGCCCCGCGATTGGAAACTGCAGGAGCTTGCACCCGCTGTTGAATCAGGGATGAAGAACCGGAATTTCGAAAACGGCCGCAGGATGTTCGGCGCCGCAGCCTGCGCAGCCTGCCATCGCTTCAACAACCAGGGCGGAATGACCGGCCCGGATCTCACCGGCGCAGGCGGACGCTACAGTCCGGCCGATTTGCTCGACCAGATCCTGAATCCGAGCAAGGAGATCAACGAGCAGTTCGTTCCGACCATCCTCACCAGGGAAAATGGTGAAACAGTCGTCGGCACGGTGGTCAATCTGAAGGGTGACAATGTCATCATCAACACCGACCCATCGAATCCGAACGCCATCGTCTCGGTTGATCGCAAGCAGGTGAAGAGCATAGAACCGTCAAAGGTGTCACCCATGCCGCCGATGCTGCTGTCATCAATGACCGAGCCGGAGATCCTCGATCTGCTCGCGTACGTCCTCAGCGCGGGGGATCGAAACAACGGGATGTTCAGAGCAGGCGGAAGGAGCGACTGACTGCCGGCTTCCCTGTCGCAGCTCACCAAGGAAACGGCCGTTCGTGTTGTCACGTCCCAGCAAACACCTTCTGGCTCTCGCAGGTCTGCTTGCGGCCTCGGTCGGCTGGGGAGCCCCATCGAAGCCGACGCTCTCCGGCCGCAAGGTGGACACACTTTTCCGCTCCTACAACGGGGATCCCGCTGCGCTCTCGCGCGACGGAGGCATGCTCGCCTACGTCGTGCGTGACGAGCGGCAGCTTGCCGTCGCCGTGGTGGACCTGGACCAACGGGAGAAACCGCGTGGCAGGATTCTCCTGAACGAAAGATCGGATGCGGCGGTGACTCACCTCGAATGGGCTTCCCCGCATCTGCTCGTGCTCGTCTCTGCAACTCCCGCCATCTTCAGCCTGGACGTCTCCACGCTGAAGAGTCAGCGGGTGCTGGACTCCACAACGTTCAACGATCCGGACAGCACAACCTCGCGCCCGCCGCGATTTGTCGGACTTGTTCCCAACGAGCCGGGCATGGCCTGGGTCGAGGGCATCTCGCAGGTTCCGGGCCTGTCGCAGCTCGACATGGACATGGCCGCAGGCGGCGATTTATCGACCGATCAGTCCGGTCAAACCTTCGACGATGGCAACTCCCAGACAACGGCCGACCCGCAGTTGGACACCTACAACATGGAGATCGATGACGTGCAGGCGTCCCAAAGCTCCGTAAGGTGGGTGGAACTGGTGAAGCTCGACCTGTCCACCGGCAAGACCAAGAGCCTTTCAAACCTCAGTGTCAGCCTCGACGGCACCCTCCTCTATGATCGACAGGGCAAACCACGGATCATGCAGGAGCAGACGGCGCAGACGCAGCATTTTCTAACCCTCAATCCAAAGAGGAGCCTGTTCAGCAAGTGGCTGGATATCGACCGGCTTCTCGGGAAAGGTCATGCGCTCGAGTTCAAAGTCACACCCGAGAACTTCCTGGCCCATCGATCATTCCCTCTCGCATTCGACACGAACCCCGACCTTTTCTACTATGCGTCCAATGTCGGACGCGACACCTATGCGATCTTTCAGCTCAACCTGAAGGATGGGTCCACAAGGGAAATTACAGCGTCTCCGGACGGTTTGGATCTCGCGGATCCGGCCCAGCCGATGTCGGAGTGGAACATGGTCTTCGATCGGAAGACCGGCGCGCTGCTCGGCGTCCGCGCCGCTTCGCCGCATGCATCCACGATCTGGACGGATTCCGATTTCTCCGCGATCCAGGAGGCGGTGCGTCGGAAATTTCCTGGCCGGGCCGTTGAACTTGTCGATGGGGATGATGCCCGGGCGAGGTTTCTCGTGCTCGTCTCCAGTCTGAATGATCCCGGTCGCTATTTTGTCTACTTCAAGGCCACGGGAGAATGCCTCGAATGCGTGCGGCGCGCTCCCTGGCTGAAGCGGGAGGAGGCGAACACCACGCGCGCCTTTCGCTTCACATCGAAAGCAGGAAATGAGGTTTCCGGTCGCCTGACCCTGCCGCGCGCGACGCTGCTCAACGTGGCTCCGCTGGTCGTCTGGTGCGGCCTCGGACCAGGCGCACTCGATTCCGACGAGTTCAGCCGGCAGGCGCAGGTATTCGCCGACCTCGGGTGCATGGTGCTCGAGGTCGACTACCGCGGTTCGGGCGGGCGCGGCGTGGCCCATCGGCAGGCGATCACCGCAGCCTTCGATCGGATTCCCCTCGAGGACATCCTCGCCGCCATGGATTGGCTGCCGTCCGTGCGAACCTATGACGCCCGCCGCGTTGCCATCGGCGGTTCGGGCTTCGGCGGATTTCTCGCACTGCGCGCCCTCGCGCTCCACCAGGGAAAGTTCCGCTGCGCCGTCGCCGTGAACGCACCGACGCGCCTGGATCAACTGGCTGAGGAACCGGCAGGCGAACGCATGGAGGACATGCGCCGGTTCAGCGATCAGACCCAGTCCTACATGAAAGCCCTGTCCAATTGGAAACCCGGCCAGGGGCGCATGCCAACCATGCCCATGATGGAGCCGCGTCCGATCAACTTCGGGCTCGAATTGAATCGCTGGCTCTACAGCCACGGAGCGACAAGCGTGAAGGACATGTCCGTGATCGCCGACGCAAGGCTGATCAATCGTCCCATTCTCCTGCTGCACGATCCAGACAGCCCCTCCGTCTCCTTCGAATATCCCAAGGCACTCAAACGCGCGCTCGGGCGCCAGGGTGTCGACTGTGTGTTGAAGGAGATTTCCGGGGGCTTTGCCGCGGGCAATCCCGCATCCCTCGGCACAGCCTTCGACGCCATCGGCGAATTCATAGCCGACCAGTTCTATAAATTCGACGTGGAGGTCGGTGAGGCCCGGGAGCAGAAATGAATCCTTCGCGGCGATCCTTCCGTCCGGTCCTGCTCCTCATCGCATTCGCTGCGAACTGCCTGGCGGCGTCCCCAGCCTCCGCCCAGACCGACGCCACGAGTGAGCGCGTGATCGAGCTCCCTCCCCTGCTGGTCGAGGAGCCCGCCAAGCCTCTCCGCTGGCGGTACGTGGAATTCCCCGGAATCGAGGTGCTCTCCGTCGTGTCGGACGGCGACACAAAGACCTTCCTTAAAAGGTACCACAACCAGTCTCAAATTCTGCAGTGGATCCTGCCGTCGCGGCTTCAGGGACGGTCCTCCGTGCCCGACGAATACATCCTGTTCAACGACAACCTGACCCGCGCCCACTCGCAGGAGGTCATGAAGACAATGATGTCGAGCCAGCGGGAGGCCGCGCGACGCAAGCTGTCGCAGGAAGGAAAGGAAGCTGGGGAGCCGGACTTCGGACGCAACCGCTCCCGCGCACC
This genomic window from Opitutaceae bacterium contains:
- a CDS encoding acetylxylan esterase: MKPETIMPPCVIQVRALALALGLFSLCPHPASAQAARESSRVAPPSAHRTDLDVIAGWVQFRAAPDALYFHLHNEALALLAQRDQQAAGLHSAEDWKRQQEKVRHTLAEIVGPFPERTPLNARILGTVEKADYRMENIVFESQPGFYVTSALFLPRHLSGPAPTVLYASGHSPSGYRTGYMRTILNLVKKGFVVFAWDPVSQGERMQYLDDTGKPRVGDNNLEHAYITQQAMLTGSSLARYVIWDGIRAVDYLLTRPEVDPKRLGMAGRSGGGFQSLYIPAFDERILAAAPENHVCNNTRILQKIGPRDGEQNLFHMFARGIDHPDLLTARAPKPALIIATANDLFNIEGTRETFREVSRVYRAMGAPENLKLVEDDAGHEPTTRNSEAMYAFFQAQLNNPGSSKIEAVELPTQDELRVTPTGQVRTSLKGETVSSLTRREADQLVTQRQDGISASGFKPANVVEAARQMSGYRPPNSADRPVLTGRGHREGCVIERYFVMGEGDYPIPYVAMLPEHPNGRAVLYLHPQGKAADGGKGGEMERLVRLGYKVLAPDLVGTGEVGPGISAGGRYPGHPANSGVNYKTWYLGMFIGRSVLAVRAADVVKLAAILKAEGSSDVSAVAYGTMGPLLLHAAAFSPDISRVALIDSLSSYHSAAATEYYAPRFIETFVPGVLRSYDLPLLAAALAPRRIILHNTVDGGGRLLPVESVKREYALAFAAFGSAKSENNLVVGAGEDLKAPMTRLLND
- a CDS encoding sulfatase → MMQSPRLSFLALALSTMLGTAAGDTKPVNILFILADDLGTAPVSAYGGDYYHTPAIDSLASDGLKFTDAYAACPVCSPTRASLMTGQYPARTHITDFIPGGSFPLARLTQPDWQKFLPLSATTIAEVLAQRGYVTALFGKWHLARGYFPPESVAEGPDRQGFAETYITQKPKKGDDPEADAHKVGSITSHALDFLTRHRDEPFFLELSYNSIHSPIMAPRALVEKHQKRAGSDQPQNNPVIAAMMEELDNSIARVLSHLDALGLRDRTVVIFYGDNGGLLADAAQTPWRGGKARLYEGGIRVPLLVRWPGVIAPGRISATPVTTVDFFPTFLELAGAPAPRGVPLDGVSLAGLWRGSPAPAREAIFWHYPHYHAAGSGGPAGAVRSGDWKLIEYYEYTLAHTGRAPELYNLRYDPGETQNLAAQESARATTLLALLAAHRTATGAQMPTVNPAYDPPRTKAPTARAVEH
- a CDS encoding PLP-dependent aminotransferase family protein, translating into MNTSVTAARSASQSSASPVFRYATRTSGFKASAIREILRYTESPDFISFAGGLPAPELFPVEAIARASATVLASDGPASLQYGATEGFLPLREWVCQHLSATAELHTSPDQVIMLHGSQQGLDLIAKVLLNPGDTVLTENPAYLGALQAFRSYEARVVGLDSDQHGLLPDALEHHLNGTAVLPKFLYLNPNFQNPTGTSLTQERRSAIAQIAARHSVAVIEDDPYGELRFAGTAIPALSAIEAGHAWIYLGTFSKILAPGLRVAWMVARDRIFMDRVVTAKQATDLHTAAFNQRVIWETVRHAGMLDRHVGQLRETYSRRRAVMLSALRRHFPTDCTWTQPDGGLFLWVTTAPGVDTLDLLQHALAQKVAFVPGAPFWVDRAVKNTLRLNFSNASEERIDQGIARLGAALAAVPAAAA
- a CDS encoding TIM barrel protein, whose amino-acid sequence is MAAANSALVSRLLPILNNFNVEVPSWGFADTGTRFGKFLQDAAAIDLADKLADSGHVHALTGCCPTVAVHVLWDFKPGEDPKAVAKLAERHGVRIGAINPNLFQDQEYKWGSFGNSDAAVRERALQHCYDSIAIGKAVGSEYLSLWFADGTNYPGQESIRDRKHRFEAALKALHRKLAPNQTMLVEYKPFEPAFYATDIADWGMSYVLSKKAGRRAKVLVDTGHHYSGQNIEQIVAFLLDEDMLGGFHFNDRRYADDDLTLGSIDPYQVFRIFHEIHSFSVERGKAPKIAYMIDQCHNEKPKIEATLQTVMMAQELFAKAALVDHEALRKAQEAHDVVAAELELKRAFFTDVAPALKVWRRQKGLPNDPIAEHRRSGYAIKAGRDRAKRRRELGLVSGGGFA
- a CDS encoding c-type cytochrome, with the translated sequence MLASCAATLAAPAAKSVDPAPAAQTKPDSPKSRTGLVVGENKATPVSRIKAANGFQVELLYSVPGDEQGSWINLCLDPKGRIYAADQYGGLYRFTPPPPGKVLSHSQIERVPANIRAVNGMVWAFGALYVGVNDYEQKIPSGLYRLTDSDGDDQLDKVELLREMTSKGDHGVHAVLLTEDGKGLYLVCGNGAKLTEISPDSPVPQIWGEDQLLPRIPDGRGFMVNVLGPGGVIYRVTPDGRRFEAVASGFRNVFDAALNRDGELFTFDADMEYDFNTSWYRPTRINHVVSGAEFGWRNGAGKRPDFYEDNLPAVINIGPGSPAGTVFGYGAKFPARYQNAFFGLDWSWGRLYAVFLEPDGATYRATKEEFLSGTPLPLTDAVIHPGDGAMYFTIGGRRVQSGVYRVTYHGSESTAPVAQRSHETPLAILRHRLEKLHHSSSPEGIAIAWPSLGHEDRFIRWAARTAIEHIPVAAWRDRALGEPDPSSRVEALLALARAGGISPPHRDDNSPPVDHALGRRLLDSLVEVDLSRLDPQRKLALVRTAQIILHRFDIFPSALTKPLKAKLDPLFPAETPEMNWLLCETLVYLQSDSVAQKAMKLIADAPTQEEQIEYARSLRMLRHGWTLQTRKAYLEWFNRAANFRGGASFKQFIAFIRTDALATFSEGEKEALEDLINKAPEVRSVIETFGDVFVGRTPRDWKLQELAPAVESGMKNRNFENGRRMFGAAACAACHRFNNQGGMTGPDLTGAGGRYSPADLLDQILNPSKEINEQFVPTILTRENGETVVGTVVNLKGDNVIINTDPSNPNAIVSVDRKQVKSIEPSKVSPMPPMLLSSMTEPEILDLLAYVLSAGDRNNGMFRAGGRSD